The following are encoded together in the Lactuca sativa cultivar Salinas chromosome 1, Lsat_Salinas_v11, whole genome shotgun sequence genome:
- the LOC111896988 gene encoding histone deacetylase HDT2: MSMGRSSSQALLDLENNTKNSSSKESALLVCKRDDDDLLKKIEAAKTKANAPPNSKPTIAAPPPSQVMGKLKDFLGVMAESNKKLQLDAMSSKNYDIEALTGDESEYIEMDLMLGVADLHTPEAVAAAESAILGNQPVISLDASSTESESESESESESESESEDSSDDDDDSCSDSEDDDNHETKKSKSKTLNDKKPKNTTSENDKKSKRPKIVELS; the protein is encoded by the exons ATGAGCATGGGAAGAAGCAGCAGTCAAGCTCTTCTCGACTTGGAAAACAACACTAAAAATTCCTCTTCTAAAG AATCAGCGCTTCTTGTTTGCAAAAGAGACGATGATGATCTGTTGAAGAAGATAGAAGCTGCAAAAACTAAAGCTAATGCACCTCCTAATTCCAAGCCTACCATTGCAGCTCCTCCTCCTAGCCAAG TTATGGGAAAGTTGAAGGACTTTTTAGGAGTCATGGCTGAGTCAAACAAGAAGTTGCAGCTAGATGCTATG AGTTCCAAAAACTATGATATTGAGGCACTCACAGGGGATGAATCAGAATACATCGAAATG GATCTAATGCTTGGTGTTGCGGATCTTCACACTCCAGAAGCTGTTGCTGCAGCTGAATCTGCTATTCTTGGTAATCAACCAGTCATCTCCCTTGATGCTAGTAGTACCGAATCCGAATcggaatcggaatcggaatcggaatcggaatcggaatcAGAAGATAgcagtgatgatgatgacgacaGTTGTAGTGATTCCGAGGATGATGACAATCATGAAACTAAAAAGTCAAAATCCAAAACTCTTAATGATAAAAAACCAAAAAACACAACATctgaaaatgacaaaaaaagTAAACGACCAAAGATCGTTGAGCTTTCATAG
- the LOC111896958 gene encoding pentatricopeptide repeat-containing protein At1g06710, mitochondrial, with protein sequence MLRMSRNWVKINLHQSKQRFSSFARLISLIANPTSSKVSRQSSVYNTFNKSISTSSPDQLEGLIDSNFNPPEISSHPQRDSAVSVNLEEEVAILQRSLSVEKFESRKYSDAHIICKAIRDNTRDFGDKNHKFLSKFREKLSESLVIDVLKLLQNAELAVKFFIWVGRQIGYNHTLPVYEALLDIIGCNNADRIPDHFLREIRDDDDKEVLGKLLNVLIRKYCQNGSWNSALEELARLKDFGHKPSRVTYNALIQVFLEANKLDSANLVYSEMADAGYKMDPHTLGSFAYSLCKFGKWREALDMIDNEKFAPDTTLYTRMIGGLCEGSSFEEAMEFLNRMRCDSCIPNVLTYRTLLCGCLNKGKLGRCKRVLSMMIAEGCYPSPKIYNSLVHAYCKSGDFTYAHKLLKETGKYGVRPNPVIFNIFIGSICGTSEIPSVDRLELAEMAYGQMLECGFVLNKVNASNYARCLCEVGKFEKAYNVIREMMTKGFVPDESTYSNVISFLCNASKLEKAFWLFKEMKKNGVVPNVHTYTILIDSFCKAGLIPQGRKWFDEMITNGCSPNVVTYTVLIHAYLKAKKISNANELFEMMMSCDCSPNIITITALIDGYCKAGEVEKALQIYSRMKGIKEKENSDLGFHFRGEKIETLEPNVVTYGALVDGLCKANKVKEARELINVMTFEGCEPNNIVYDALIDGLLKNGKLEEAEEVYSRMCEQGYNPNVFTYGSMIDKMFKDKKLDLATRILSKMLENSCPPNVIIYTTMVDGLCKVGKTDEAYKLVEMMETKGCKPNVVTYTSMIDGFGKIGKVEKSLEIFKEMGMKSCAPNYVTYSVLIHHCCAFGLLDEALGLLEEMKMTYWPMHMESYCKVIEGFNREFLMNLGVLEGVSEYDSIPVIPVYKLLVDGYRKAGKIEVALELVKEMSELSSFMDKDLYFSLIESLSVSNRVEKAFELYGDMISKGGVPELSVFVNLVKGLVKANRWQEAIQLSQSLCYMDIQWLPYDDKKEEK encoded by the exons ATGCTTAGAATGAGCAGAAACTGGGTAAAGATTAACCTCCATCAATCAAAGCAACGGTTTTCCTCATTTGCTCGTTTAATTTCTCTAATAGCAAACCCCACTTCATCGAAAGTTTCCCGCCAAAGTTCAGTTTATAACACCTTCAACAAATCCATCAGCACTTCCTCTCCTGATCAATTGGAGGGATTGATCGATTCAAATTTCAATCCCCCAGAAATCAGCTCGCATCCTCAAAGGGATTCTGCAGTCTCGGTCAATTTGGAAGAAGAAGTTGCAATTTTGCAGCGTTCGTTGTCTGTGGAAAAGTTCGAATCCCGTAAGTATTCAGACGCGCATATTATTTGTAAAGCAATTAGAGATAATACCAGGGATTTCGGTGATAAAAACCATAAATTTCTTAGTAAGTTCAGAGAGAAACTGAGTGAATCGCTTGTGATTGATGTGCTAAAATTACTTCAAAATGCTGAATTAGCTGTGAAGTTTTTCATATGGGTAGGTAGACAAATTGGGTATAATCACACATTACCTGTTTACGAAGCTTTATTAGACATAATAGGATGTAACAATGCTGATAGAATACCCGATCATTTTCTTAGGGAAATTAGAGATGATGACGATAAAGAAGTGCTTGGAAAACTCCTTAATGTATTGATTCGTAAGTACTGTCAAAACGGTTCATGGAATTCAGCACTTGAAGAGCTAGCCAGGCTTAAAGATTTTGGTCACAAACCTTCTAGAGTGACCTACAAtgctttaattcaagtatttCTTGAGGCAAATAAACTTGATTCTGCTAATCTTGTTTACAGTGAAATGGCTGATGCTGGTTATAAAATGGATCCACATACATTAGGTTCTTTTGCATATTCTTTATGTAAATTCGGAAAATGGAGGGAGGCTCTTGATATGATAGATAACGAAAAGTTTGCTCCTGATACTACACTATACACTAGAATGATAGGTGGGTTATGTGAAGGTTCTTCATTCGAAGAGGCTATGGAGTTTTTAAACCGAATGAGATGTGATTCTTGCATCCCTAATGTGTTAACATACAGGACTTTGCTTTGTGGGTGTTTGAATAAAGGAAAATTGGGAAGATGTAAGCGAGTTCTTAGCATGATGATTGCTGAAGGGTGTTACCCGAGTCCTAAAATATATAATTCTCTTGTTCATGCTTATTGTAAATCAGGAGACTTTACTTATGCACATAAGTTACTTAAAGAAACGGGAAAATACGGTGTTCGACCTAATCCTGTAATCTTTAACATATTTATCGGTTCGATTTGTGGAACAAGTGAGATCCCAAGTGTAGATAGGTTAGAATTAGCTGAAATGGCTTATGGTCAAATGCTTGAATGTGGTTTTGTGTTGAATAAAGTCAATGCTAGCAATTATGCTCGATGCCTTTGTGAGGTTGGGAAATTTGAGAAAGCTTATAATGTGATTCGTGAAATGATGACCAAAGGTTTTGTACCTGATGAAAGTACGTATTCGAATGTAATTAGTTTTTTGTGTAATGCTTCCAAATTAGAGAAGGCGTTTTGGTtgtttaaagaaatgaaaaagaaTGGGGTTGTTCCAAATGTTCATACTTACACGATTTTGATTGATAGTTTTTGTAAGGCGGGGTTAATTCCTCAGGGTCGAAAATGGTTTGATGAAATGATTACAAATGGTTGTTCTCCAAATGTGGTAACATATACAGTTCTTATACACGCGTATCTTAAAGCTAAAAAGATATCAAATGCCAATGAGTTATTTGAAATGATGATGTCATGTGATTGTTCTCCAAACATTATCACAATCACAGCTCTAATAGATGGTTATTGTAAAGCTGGTGAAGTCGAAAAGGCGTTGCAAATTTACTCAAGAATGAAGGGTATTAAAGAAAAGGAAAATTCTGATTTGGGTTTTCACTTTAGAGGTGAAAAGATCGAAACTTTGGAGCCAAATGTTGTGACATATGGAGCTTTGGTGGATGGGTTGTGTAAAGCAAATAAAGTCAAAGAAGCACGTGAACTTATAAATGTGATGACTTTTGAAGGTTGTGAGCCTAATAATATCGTGTATGATGCACTTATTGATGGGTTACTAAAAAATGGGAAGTTAGAAGAAGCAGAAGAAGTTTATTCAAGAATGTGTGAACAAGGGTACAATCCGAATGTCTTTACTTATGGATCAATGATTGATAAGATGTTTAAAGACAAAAAATTGGATCTTGCTACACGGATTTTATCCAAAATGCTTGAAAATTCATGTCCTCCTAATGTTATAATCTACACAACAATGGTAGATGGATTATGTAAAGTTGGAAAGACAGACGAAGCTTATAAACTCGTGGAGATGATGGAGACAAAAGGGTGTAAACCGAATGTTGTAACTTACACCTCAATGATAGATGGATTTGGAAAAATTGGGAAAGTGGAAAAAAGTCTTGAAATCTTTAAAGAAATGGGGATGAAAAGTTGTGCGCCTAATTATGTCACGTATAGTGTTTTAATCCACCATTGTTGTGCTTTTGGGTTGTTGGATGAAGCTTTAGGGCTCTTGGAGGAGATGAAAATGACGTATTGGCCCATGCATATGGAGAGTTATTGTAAGGTTATTGAAGGGTTTAATCGGGAGTTTTTGatgaatcttggggttttggagGGTGTAAGTGAGTATGATTCCATTCCGGTTATTCCGGTTTATAAACTTTTGGTTGATGGGTATAGAAAGGCTGGAAAGATAGAAGTGGCTTTGGAATTGGTTAAAGAGATGAGTGAGTTATCTTCCTTTATGGATAAAGATTTGTATTTTTCTTTGATTGAGAGTCTTTCGGTTTCAAATAGGGTTGAGAAAGCTTTTGAGTTATATGGAGATATGATTAGCAAAGGTGGTGTTCCTGAATTGAGTGTTTTTGTTAACCTTGTTAAAGGTCTTGTGAAAGCTAACAGGTGGCAGGAGGCAATTCAACTTTCGCAGAGCTTATGTTACATG GATATTCAGTGGCTTCCTTATGATGACAAAAAGGAAGAAAAGTAG